Proteins from a single region of Streptomyces sp. HUAS 15-9:
- a CDS encoding GntR family transcriptional regulator, with amino-acid sequence MPEQPPYLRIADELRQRIAEHVWEPGDRLPSRAQIGQECGVGENVVRRAQELLISQGVLEGRAGSGTYVAEPRQRVRVVRSTAREQPSGSPFRADMKAVGRQGDWESRTDAKVPAPTEIAARLGIAEGELCVRTTYEFLADGRPVQLSTSWEPYDLTAGTLVVLPEGGPHAGAGVVNRMAEIGVTVSHAVEQPEPRQATAEEASLLGIQKAALVTHIRRTYYSDDGRPVETADIVVPAAHCEIVYEIPINR; translated from the coding sequence ATGCCTGAGCAGCCGCCCTATCTCCGCATCGCCGACGAGCTTCGGCAGCGCATCGCGGAGCACGTATGGGAGCCGGGGGACCGTCTGCCGTCCCGCGCCCAGATCGGCCAGGAGTGCGGCGTAGGTGAGAACGTGGTCCGCCGGGCGCAGGAGTTGCTGATCTCCCAAGGTGTGCTGGAAGGCCGCGCCGGATCGGGCACTTACGTCGCCGAGCCCCGGCAGCGGGTCCGGGTCGTCCGGTCAACCGCCCGCGAGCAGCCCAGCGGATCGCCGTTCCGGGCCGACATGAAGGCCGTGGGCAGGCAAGGGGATTGGGAGAGCCGGACGGACGCCAAGGTGCCGGCGCCGACGGAGATCGCGGCGCGACTCGGCATTGCCGAGGGCGAGTTGTGCGTCCGGACGACATACGAGTTCCTGGCGGACGGCAGACCGGTGCAGCTGTCGACGAGTTGGGAGCCGTACGACCTCACGGCCGGCACTCTCGTCGTACTGCCCGAAGGCGGGCCCCACGCGGGCGCCGGGGTCGTGAACCGCATGGCCGAGATCGGGGTCACCGTCAGCCATGCCGTGGAGCAGCCGGAGCCAAGGCAGGCGACGGCAGAGGAAGCGTCGTTGCTCGGGATCCAGAAGGCCGCACTCGTCACGCACATCCGGCGGACGTACTACAGCGACGACGGGCGGCCCGTAGAGACGGCGGACATCGTGGTGCCCGCGGCTCACTGCGAGATCGTCTATGAGATCCCGATCAACCGGTAG
- a CDS encoding dehydrogenase has product MTDDAPRCPECNQPLRSGGLVLAGRDDDGRRACRALWRCADRHAWWQWADRPDDPLEVCPVPGLYP; this is encoded by the coding sequence ATGACCGACGATGCTCCGCGCTGTCCCGAGTGCAACCAGCCCCTGAGGTCGGGCGGCCTGGTGCTCGCCGGGCGGGACGACGACGGCCGACGGGCCTGCCGGGCGTTGTGGCGGTGCGCGGACCGGCACGCGTGGTGGCAGTGGGCGGACCGGCCGGACGACCCGTTGGAGGTCTGCCCAGTTCCGGGGCTGTATCCGTGA
- a CDS encoding SpoIIE family protein phosphatase has protein sequence MKPGEKHEWRLSAAEPGLWQRVVEQLGTAVTVIDPAGRIVAVNPAAERLLGRAAAVTDGQDLHDLCHRDPGGARIPREHCPLLQALAEGRPARGDDDRCLRGDGRLIPISWSATPLTQGGVSLGMVVLTIETAADHRAHRERAERAERAERAARTTALESRAERLTLGAEITEVLGQTLEVDEALARLSRLLVPRFADFAAVDLRVGSRQVHRVAVTGPEGRDAGQEDWRGHLPPPAGEAAHSALVQVLNGGGPVLRDRSGMEAPPDSPLAAVHHAFLEATGATSVITVPLSAGQRVTGALTLVRSDPARPFDTGDLDVASDIGRRVGPVIDNARRFGRQREVAEAMQRNLLPPLPVHGRIQLAARYQPAPAGSQVGGDWYDAFTLRDGTLALVIGDVVGHDLTAAAGMAQLHGILRSLAWDHTGPTGPVVDRLDDAMHAITAVSMATLVLARVDGPDTGPYTLHWTSAGHPPPLLLTPDGNAQYLEAGQGLILGTHLGGIHRPSAAHALPPGSTLLLYTDGLIEVPGSDLDTGLGRLRRHALALAHEPLDALCDRLSARVPPGSTDDIALLALRLPMP, from the coding sequence GTGAAGCCCGGCGAAAAGCACGAGTGGCGGCTGTCGGCGGCGGAACCGGGACTGTGGCAGCGGGTCGTCGAGCAGCTGGGCACGGCGGTGACCGTGATCGACCCAGCGGGGCGGATCGTCGCGGTCAACCCGGCCGCCGAACGGCTGCTGGGGCGCGCGGCTGCGGTGACGGACGGGCAAGACCTGCACGACCTGTGCCATCGGGATCCGGGAGGCGCCCGGATCCCACGCGAGCACTGCCCACTGCTGCAGGCACTGGCCGAGGGGCGTCCGGCGCGCGGGGACGACGACAGGTGCCTGCGGGGTGACGGACGGCTGATCCCGATCTCCTGGTCGGCCACTCCTCTGACGCAGGGCGGTGTCTCCCTGGGCATGGTCGTGCTCACCATCGAGACCGCGGCGGACCACCGCGCCCACCGAGAGCGCGCGGAACGTGCCGAGCGGGCGGAACGAGCCGCTCGCACGACCGCTCTGGAGAGCCGCGCCGAGCGGTTGACGCTCGGCGCGGAGATCACCGAGGTGCTCGGTCAGACCCTGGAGGTGGACGAGGCCCTCGCCCGGTTGAGCCGGCTCCTGGTCCCCCGTTTCGCCGACTTCGCGGCGGTGGACCTGCGGGTCGGCTCCCGTCAGGTGCACCGGGTGGCGGTGACCGGACCGGAGGGCCGCGACGCCGGGCAGGAGGACTGGCGCGGACACCTTCCGCCGCCGGCCGGGGAAGCGGCCCACTCGGCCCTGGTACAGGTGCTGAACGGAGGCGGTCCCGTCCTGCGGGACCGTTCCGGCATGGAGGCACCGCCCGACTCCCCGTTGGCCGCCGTCCACCACGCCTTCCTCGAAGCGACCGGCGCGACATCGGTCATCACGGTGCCGCTCAGCGCCGGCCAGCGGGTCACCGGCGCCCTGACACTGGTGCGCAGCGACCCGGCACGGCCCTTCGACACCGGCGACCTGGACGTGGCGAGCGACATCGGCCGCCGGGTCGGCCCGGTCATCGACAACGCCCGCCGGTTCGGCCGACAGCGCGAGGTCGCCGAGGCCATGCAACGCAACCTCCTGCCCCCGCTGCCCGTGCACGGCCGCATCCAGCTGGCCGCCCGGTACCAGCCCGCGCCGGCCGGCTCGCAGGTCGGTGGCGACTGGTACGACGCATTCACGCTGAGGGACGGCACGCTCGCCCTGGTCATCGGCGACGTCGTGGGCCACGATCTGACCGCCGCGGCCGGCATGGCGCAGTTGCACGGCATCCTGCGCTCCCTCGCCTGGGACCACACCGGGCCGACCGGTCCTGTCGTGGACCGACTCGACGATGCCATGCACGCCATCACGGCCGTGTCGATGGCCACCCTCGTCCTCGCCCGGGTGGACGGCCCGGACACCGGCCCCTACACACTGCACTGGACCAGTGCCGGGCACCCGCCGCCCCTGCTGCTGACCCCCGACGGGAACGCGCAGTACCTCGAAGCCGGGCAGGGACTGATCCTCGGAACCCACCTGGGCGGCATCCATCGGCCGAGCGCCGCCCACGCCTTGCCGCCGGGGTCCACGCTCCTGCTCTACACCGACGGCCTGATCGAGGTTCCCGGCAGCGACCTGGACACCGGGCTCGGCCGACTGCGCCGCCATGCCCTCGCCCTCGCGCACGAACCGCTGGACGCCCTCTGCGACCGGTTGTCCGCCCGGGTGCCCCCCGGCAGCACCGACGACATCGCCCTCCTCGCCCTGCGCCTGCCCATGCCCTGA
- a CDS encoding GreA/GreB family elongation factor, translated as MRADNRRHREKRCAQLKERATFLENFLRAVPSTPRATGGRMVTPGRLVGLTFGESTDIEEYEITSQGPTTEEGQALSPSSPLAAALLWCMVGSPVEYEDGSGKRRTAHIRHVRD; from the coding sequence GTGCGCGCCGACAACCGGCGCCATCGGGAGAAGCGGTGTGCACAGCTCAAGGAGCGCGCCACCTTCCTGGAGAACTTCCTCAGGGCAGTGCCCTCCACTCCTCGCGCGACTGGCGGACGGATGGTCACCCCTGGTCGCCTGGTCGGCCTGACTTTCGGCGAGTCCACAGACATTGAGGAGTACGAGATCACTTCTCAGGGCCCGACGACGGAGGAGGGCCAGGCGCTCAGCCCGTCCTCGCCTCTCGCCGCTGCTCTGCTGTGGTGCATGGTCGGCTCCCCGGTCGAGTACGAAGACGGCTCGGGGAAGCGGCGGACCGCCCACATCCGACACGTTCGCGACTGA
- a CDS encoding STAS domain-containing protein: protein MDICDPVSLRQCRVVRADGELDLSTMVAFAALLHGPDLVPKTLSLVVDLRPVSFMDSSGVHGLRSAQTRYKDRGGWTRLVYHQRGIHFLLWAMGLTEQFPRYATTLDARLGRITPAGSSSLGGSSFLRPVSGTDGLGARAWGRIADCVKA, encoded by the coding sequence ATGGATATCTGCGATCCCGTGTCGCTGCGGCAATGCCGCGTCGTCCGGGCAGACGGAGAGCTCGACCTATCCACCATGGTGGCATTCGCCGCACTGCTGCACGGCCCCGACCTCGTACCAAAGACGTTGTCGCTAGTGGTGGACCTGCGCCCAGTGTCGTTCATGGACTCCAGCGGGGTGCACGGACTGCGCTCGGCACAGACCAGGTACAAGGACCGCGGTGGCTGGACCCGTCTGGTGTATCACCAGCGGGGCATCCACTTCCTGCTGTGGGCGATGGGGCTGACTGAGCAGTTTCCCCGATATGCCACCACCCTCGACGCCCGCCTGGGACGCATCACTCCCGCAGGGTCGTCGTCGCTGGGTGGCAGCTCTTTCCTGCGGCCGGTGTCCGGCACGGACGGTCTGGGCGCGCGAGCTTGGGGCCGGATTGCGGACTGCGTCAAGGCCTGA
- a CDS encoding GAF and ANTAR domain-containing protein: MLEILVEAVDTLTDEFDLPGYLHRLSIRCVELLPVEGAAVVLITQHGELQLVASSDEDTRLLELAALQDARGPSSRCYLTGQAQLNIELTSTSIAQDSGPFATRAQGSDFVTVHTLPMKLRHQVVGSLNLFCSRPGPLIESDAQAGQGLSNMATIAILQQRALQQSHVEKVQLQTALTSRVAIEQAKGILSERHSLSLDDTFDSMRAYARPRHLRLTELAQQVIDDTLDPDFRLP; the protein is encoded by the coding sequence ATGCTGGAGATCCTGGTTGAGGCAGTGGATACACTCACGGACGAATTTGACCTCCCCGGTTACCTGCACCGTCTGTCCATCCGTTGCGTGGAGCTCCTTCCCGTCGAAGGTGCCGCCGTGGTGCTCATCACCCAGCACGGCGAACTCCAGCTCGTCGCGTCCTCCGACGAAGACACCCGGCTTCTGGAGCTCGCTGCCCTCCAGGACGCCCGCGGACCCTCCAGTCGCTGCTACCTGACCGGTCAGGCCCAGTTGAACATTGAGCTGACCTCGACGTCGATCGCACAGGACTCCGGCCCGTTCGCAACTCGTGCCCAGGGCAGTGATTTCGTCACCGTCCACACACTGCCGATGAAACTGCGCCACCAGGTCGTCGGTTCGCTGAACCTCTTCTGCTCACGGCCCGGTCCCCTCATCGAGTCCGATGCCCAGGCCGGCCAAGGGCTCTCCAACATGGCCACCATCGCTATCCTCCAGCAGCGCGCGCTGCAGCAAAGCCACGTCGAGAAAGTGCAGCTCCAGACCGCCCTGACCAGCCGAGTCGCCATCGAGCAAGCCAAGGGCATCCTCTCCGAACGGCACAGCCTCAGCCTCGACGACACCTTCGATTCGATGCGTGCCTACGCCCGCCCACGCCACCTGCGCCTGACTGAACTCGCCCAGCAGGTCATCGACGATACGCTGGACCCAGACTTCCGGCTCCCCTGA
- a CDS encoding NADP-dependent oxidoreductase, translated as MRAVTVRDPDAGVGGLSLTDMPYPQAAENDVIVQVHAAGFTPGELDWPATWTDRAGRERTPSVPGHEVSGVVAKLGYGTTGLTVGQRVFGLTDWARNGALAEYVAVEARNLAPLPADVDHTVAAALPISGLTSWQGLFDHAGLLTGQTVLIHGVAGGVGSIAVQLAREAGARVIGTGRAADRETALGLGVNAFLDLQADQLEGAGEVDVVFDVIGGEILDRSAALVRAGGTLVTIAAPPKVHPKDGRALFFVVEPDRAQLTDLVQRLRDGRLKPVVGAVRPLSEAPAAFAPDRRTPGKTIIRVVEG; from the coding sequence ATGCGAGCCGTCACTGTCCGAGACCCTGACGCCGGCGTCGGTGGCCTCTCCCTGACGGACATGCCCTATCCCCAGGCCGCTGAGAACGACGTCATCGTGCAGGTGCACGCCGCCGGTTTCACCCCCGGAGAGCTCGACTGGCCGGCAACCTGGACGGACCGCGCCGGCCGCGAGCGGACCCCGAGCGTGCCCGGGCACGAAGTGTCGGGTGTCGTCGCCAAGCTGGGGTATGGAACCACCGGCCTCACCGTCGGCCAGCGGGTATTCGGACTGACCGACTGGGCCCGTAACGGGGCACTGGCCGAGTACGTCGCGGTGGAGGCCCGCAACCTCGCTCCGCTTCCGGCGGACGTCGACCACACCGTGGCCGCCGCGCTGCCCATCTCCGGGCTGACCTCATGGCAGGGTCTGTTTGACCATGCGGGCCTCCTGACCGGCCAGACCGTCCTGATCCATGGTGTTGCGGGCGGCGTCGGGTCGATCGCGGTGCAGCTTGCGCGCGAGGCGGGAGCCCGGGTGATCGGTACCGGCCGGGCGGCGGACAGGGAGACGGCTCTCGGTCTGGGCGTGAATGCCTTCCTGGACCTGCAGGCCGATCAACTGGAGGGTGCCGGCGAAGTCGACGTGGTGTTCGACGTGATCGGCGGCGAGATCCTCGACCGCTCGGCCGCGCTGGTGCGCGCCGGCGGCACGCTCGTCACCATCGCTGCGCCCCCCAAGGTCCATCCCAAGGACGGACGGGCCCTCTTCTTCGTCGTCGAACCCGATCGTGCCCAGCTCACGGACCTCGTCCAGCGGCTCCGGGACGGACGGCTCAAACCCGTCGTCGGAGCGGTGCGGCCGCTCTCGGAGGCGCCCGCCGCGTTCGCCCCCGACCGGCGCACCCCTGGCAAGACGATCATCAGGGTCGTGGAGGGCTGA
- a CDS encoding N(5)-(carboxyethyl)ornithine synthase: MSLMSLGVLASSRKENEFRLPLHPAHLDRIAADVRGRIFLEQGYGERFGVADDTLGPLVAGLRSREQLLAECDVLLLPKPMHDDITALCEGQVLWGWPHCVQDEELTQLAIDRRLTLIAWEAMNHWTSTGAFSVHVFHKNNELAGYCSVLHALQLGGLTGSYGRRLRAVVISFGATARGAVTGLGSMGVSDVTVLTQRAAAAVASPMPSVVMGHFAQQESDSSRLHAFTAAGSVPLAEYLAGFDIIVNCVLQDTDAPLMFVTEEELALFRPGAFFIDVACDEGMGFAWARPTTFGEPMLTVGAGCHYYAVDHSPSHLWNSATWEISEALLPYLRKVMSGPAAWEADPTVRKAIEIRDGVVLNPKILSFQHRTTAYPHTPRDPAPAVTPVLHSAAQPA, translated from the coding sequence ATGAGCCTGATGAGTCTCGGAGTACTCGCCTCCTCCCGCAAGGAGAACGAGTTCCGCCTGCCGTTGCACCCTGCTCACCTCGACCGGATCGCGGCGGACGTACGCGGGAGGATCTTCCTGGAACAGGGCTACGGCGAACGGTTCGGCGTCGCTGACGACACGCTCGGACCGCTCGTGGCGGGCTTGCGCTCCCGCGAGCAACTCCTCGCCGAGTGCGACGTGTTGCTGCTGCCCAAACCGATGCACGACGACATCACCGCGCTGTGTGAGGGCCAGGTGCTGTGGGGATGGCCGCACTGTGTGCAGGACGAGGAGCTGACCCAGCTCGCCATCGACCGACGGCTGACCCTCATCGCCTGGGAGGCCATGAACCACTGGACGTCCACGGGCGCCTTCAGTGTCCATGTGTTCCACAAGAACAACGAGCTCGCGGGCTACTGCTCGGTGCTGCACGCCCTGCAGCTCGGCGGGCTGACCGGCAGCTACGGGCGACGTCTGCGCGCTGTGGTCATCAGCTTCGGCGCCACGGCGCGCGGCGCGGTCACCGGCCTGGGCTCCATGGGGGTCTCCGACGTCACGGTGCTCACCCAGCGCGCCGCGGCAGCGGTGGCCTCGCCCATGCCCTCGGTCGTGATGGGCCACTTCGCGCAGCAGGAGAGCGATTCGTCGCGCCTGCATGCATTCACCGCGGCCGGTTCCGTGCCGCTGGCGGAGTACCTGGCCGGGTTCGACATCATCGTCAACTGCGTCTTGCAGGACACCGACGCGCCGCTCATGTTCGTCACCGAAGAGGAACTCGCCCTGTTCCGACCGGGGGCCTTCTTCATCGACGTCGCCTGCGACGAGGGCATGGGCTTCGCGTGGGCCCGTCCGACCACCTTCGGCGAGCCGATGCTCACGGTGGGGGCGGGCTGCCACTACTACGCAGTGGATCACAGCCCGTCCCACCTGTGGAACTCGGCCACGTGGGAAATCAGCGAGGCACTCCTGCCCTACCTGCGCAAGGTCATGAGCGGCCCCGCGGCCTGGGAGGCCGACCCCACGGTCAGAAAGGCCATCGAGATCCGCGACGGCGTCGTCCTGAACCCAAAGATTCTCTCCTTCCAGCACCGGACAACCGCTTACCCCCACACCCCCCGAGACCCGGCCCCGGCAGTCACCCCGGTGCTGCACTCCGCCGCGCAGCCGGCTTGA
- a CDS encoding cold-shock protein, whose product MAQGTVKWFNAEKGFGFIAPDEAGADIFVHHSAIDTDGFRSLKENQRVEFTASQGPKGMQADQVHVL is encoded by the coding sequence ATGGCTCAAGGAACAGTGAAGTGGTTCAACGCGGAGAAGGGTTTCGGTTTCATCGCCCCTGATGAGGCCGGTGCCGACATCTTCGTCCACCACTCGGCGATCGATACCGACGGCTTCCGCTCCCTGAAGGAGAACCAGCGGGTGGAGTTCACCGCCAGCCAGGGCCCCAAGGGCATGCAGGCCGACCAGGTCCACGTGCTTTGA
- a CDS encoding fatty acid desaturase family protein, giving the protein MTTDVSDRSPDPAGPAEMTTPPPGSRGSDYAALSREVRQSGLLTRRPGYYCVKVGANLLLLAGGWTAFALIGQSWWQLLTAAFLAVMFTQTGFIGHDAGHHQIAASKRVNDLLGRLHADLLIGLSYGWWIAKHNRHHSHPNHVDRDPDIADGAIAFTRDHARVRSGAYAWLARHQAWLFFPMLLLEGLALHVAGVRALLDRTGTTTSRTTKLADAGLLAAHLGGYLAALFLVLSPVQAVCFLLVHQGLFGLYMGCSFAPNHKGMALFAKDDKIDFLRRQVLTSRNIRGHRFTDFVLGGLNYQIEHHLFPSMPRPSLRHAQKLVRTYCARHGIAYHETGLFNSYAQVLRYLHTVGGPLRPELEY; this is encoded by the coding sequence GTGACCACTGACGTCAGCGACCGGAGCCCCGATCCGGCGGGCCCCGCCGAGATGACCACGCCCCCACCCGGCAGCCGGGGCAGCGACTACGCCGCGCTGTCCCGCGAGGTGAGGCAGAGCGGGCTGCTGACGCGGCGTCCGGGCTACTACTGCGTCAAGGTCGGCGCGAACCTGCTTCTGCTGGCCGGCGGATGGACCGCGTTCGCGCTGATCGGGCAGTCGTGGTGGCAGCTGCTGACCGCCGCCTTCCTGGCGGTGATGTTCACCCAGACCGGGTTCATCGGGCACGATGCTGGACACCACCAGATCGCCGCCTCCAAGCGCGTCAACGACCTGCTCGGCCGCCTGCACGCCGACCTGCTGATCGGCCTCAGCTACGGCTGGTGGATCGCCAAGCACAACCGGCACCACTCCCACCCCAACCACGTCGACCGCGATCCCGACATCGCCGACGGCGCGATCGCCTTCACCCGGGACCATGCGCGCGTCCGCAGCGGGGCGTACGCCTGGCTGGCCCGTCACCAGGCCTGGCTGTTCTTCCCGATGCTGCTTCTGGAAGGGCTCGCCCTGCACGTCGCCGGCGTACGGGCGCTGCTCGACCGCACCGGCACCACAACCTCGCGGACGACCAAGCTGGCCGACGCGGGCCTGCTGGCAGCGCATCTGGGCGGCTACCTCGCCGCTCTGTTCCTGGTCCTGTCCCCCGTCCAGGCCGTGTGCTTCCTTCTCGTGCACCAAGGGCTGTTCGGGCTGTACATGGGATGCTCGTTCGCGCCCAACCACAAGGGCATGGCCCTGTTCGCCAAGGACGACAAGATCGATTTCCTGCGTCGGCAGGTACTGACCTCACGCAACATCCGCGGCCACCGGTTCACCGACTTCGTGCTCGGCGGGCTCAACTACCAGATCGAACACCACCTCTTCCCCTCCATGCCGCGACCCAGCCTGCGACATGCCCAGAAACTCGTGCGCACGTACTGCGCCCGGCACGGCATCGCCTACCACGAGACCGGGCTCTTCAACTCCTACGCCCAGGTACTGCGGTACCTCCACACGGTCGGCGGCCCGCTGCGCCCCGAGCTGGAGTACTGA
- a CDS encoding DUF5994 family protein produces MTGSDTSPASRHLPSGAHEAVRPGCALLRLETTESREGVLDGAWWPRSRDIGAELPALLSALTGHLGPVTRVGLDTAAWEGLPTRIVVEDRVVHIDSFPVGDDTVLITRGDQDVFSLLVVPPDAAPEAARAAMAQAVRADNVTQAERILIDTGSAHVPPD; encoded by the coding sequence ATGACCGGCTCCGATACGTCCCCGGCTTCCCGGCATCTGCCGAGTGGCGCTCACGAGGCCGTACGGCCCGGGTGTGCGCTGCTCCGGCTGGAGACCACGGAGTCGCGCGAAGGCGTTCTCGATGGTGCGTGGTGGCCGCGGTCGCGCGACATCGGTGCCGAGCTGCCCGCGCTGCTGAGCGCCCTCACCGGCCACCTCGGCCCCGTCACGCGCGTCGGGCTGGACACCGCGGCCTGGGAAGGGCTCCCGACGCGGATCGTCGTCGAGGACCGGGTGGTGCACATCGACTCCTTCCCGGTGGGCGACGACACCGTCCTGATCACCCGCGGCGATCAGGACGTCTTCTCGCTGCTGGTGGTTCCGCCAGACGCGGCACCGGAGGCCGCCCGCGCCGCGATGGCTCAGGCCGTCCGGGCCGACAACGTCACCCAGGCGGAACGGATTCTCATCGACACCGGGAGCGCGCACGTGCCGCCGGACTGA
- a CDS encoding amidohydrolase family protein has product MAVPRWLHFLSRRSFRAVGRGPWPGRPLRALARLATAYPSVPLVISQLGGLNWMDAIQLVRDTPSMFLELSTANVIFAVRLAIREIPDRTLFGSDAPYGDPVLARTAVERLTRSGEVRDRVWGGTAAQLLRLT; this is encoded by the coding sequence GTGGCTGTTCCGCGGTGGCTGCACTTTCTGTCACGGCGATCGTTTCGCGCAGTAGGTCGCGGGCCGTGGCCAGGTCGGCCGCTGCGAGCCCTGGCCCGACTGGCGACTGCCTATCCGTCCGTACCGCTGGTGATCAGCCAACTGGGCGGCCTGAACTGGATGGACGCCATCCAGTTGGTCCGAGACACGCCCAGCATGTTCCTGGAGCTGTCCACGGCCAACGTGATCTTCGCTGTTCGTCTGGCCATCCGGGAGATACCGGACCGCACCCTGTTCGGCTCGGACGCCCCGTACGGCGACCCGGTACTCGCCCGCACCGCTGTCGAGCGCCTCACTCGCTCCGGTGAGGTACGCGACCGGGTATGGGGAGGAACAGCAGCCCAGCTTCTCAGGCTCACCTGA
- a CDS encoding YncE family protein, whose amino-acid sequence MRSISAVTALAVALSSVALIGSAAGAAVADSSAALPITSSGDIIVDGVHQRVFISDPSGGKVVATNYNGTVIGTITSLPQADGLELSADSATVYVAVPGTDEIVAIDTATVTETGRYATGDGTDPQHLALAGGKLWFGYGSVGHGNIGSLDLSGGQTQVSLAQEADGTWNDAPLLDSAPGAPNTLAAGSRQYYFTLGIYDVSSGTASRTAFLGGQDAAIGNTAEDLALTPDGTELVVATPKVAFQQVFRTSDLSETIRYPSSYWEQRSVDVAPDGLVAVGTDIYASFNLPHVSVYKPGSTAPRRTANFTDYQGGVAQETLLDHGDLAFAPDSSRLFAVTRGLSNKYRLRVVTDPGKAVTTVTVNAPATADRAKSLTVSGKVTNSLGLPAGTTVAVTRTDLESPNGKALPTATVKADGTFSLTDIPPAGGKVTYKVSYAGDADRAPASGSGTVEVSRNSTALTVNKNGNVYAYASNVTFTAHLGATYKNRTLSLYADTAGDGKGKYLVRTGTVNSEGNLSVTLTLKRDTTVSAYFSGDARTAPKTAKSWVGAKVRVSLSLSRYYKTATVNGHTKYYFRKTTNPLLTTTMTAYAGRSQRLQFQIYYDGAWRSAGSQYFELDSTGKSVVELGGTHQTGYSMRVRSSYINNSSGDTVNSTTHGSWKYFTFTN is encoded by the coding sequence GTGCGCAGCATTTCGGCCGTGACGGCGCTCGCGGTCGCTCTCAGTTCTGTCGCCCTGATCGGGTCGGCCGCGGGCGCTGCTGTCGCCGACAGCAGCGCCGCGCTGCCCATCACGTCCAGCGGCGACATCATCGTGGACGGCGTTCACCAGCGGGTCTTCATCAGTGACCCGTCGGGAGGCAAGGTCGTTGCCACCAACTACAACGGCACCGTCATCGGGACGATCACCTCGCTGCCACAGGCTGATGGCCTGGAGCTTTCCGCCGACTCGGCAACGGTCTACGTCGCCGTGCCGGGAACCGATGAGATCGTGGCCATCGACACGGCGACGGTCACCGAGACTGGACGGTACGCGACGGGTGACGGCACAGATCCGCAGCACCTGGCGCTCGCGGGCGGCAAACTTTGGTTCGGCTATGGCAGCGTCGGTCACGGCAACATCGGCTCTCTCGACCTGTCCGGCGGGCAGACGCAGGTTTCGCTCGCCCAGGAGGCCGACGGAACGTGGAACGACGCTCCCCTGCTGGACTCGGCACCCGGTGCTCCCAACACCCTGGCGGCCGGCTCGCGCCAGTACTACTTCACCCTCGGCATCTATGACGTGTCGTCCGGCACGGCCAGCCGGACCGCGTTCCTCGGCGGGCAGGACGCGGCCATCGGCAACACCGCGGAGGACCTGGCGCTCACCCCGGACGGCACAGAGCTCGTGGTGGCCACGCCAAAAGTCGCCTTCCAGCAGGTCTTTCGGACCTCAGACCTGTCGGAGACCATCAGGTATCCCAGCAGCTACTGGGAACAACGGTCGGTGGATGTCGCGCCGGACGGCCTCGTCGCGGTGGGCACCGACATCTACGCCTCCTTCAACCTCCCCCATGTGTCCGTCTACAAGCCGGGTAGCACGGCCCCGAGGCGGACCGCCAACTTCACCGACTACCAGGGCGGAGTCGCCCAAGAGACCCTGCTCGACCACGGCGACCTCGCCTTCGCGCCCGACAGCAGCCGGCTCTTCGCGGTCACACGCGGCCTCTCCAACAAGTACCGCCTGCGCGTCGTCACCGACCCCGGCAAGGCCGTCACCACCGTCACGGTGAACGCCCCGGCGACGGCCGACCGTGCCAAGTCGCTGACCGTCTCCGGCAAGGTCACGAACTCGCTCGGGCTGCCCGCGGGGACCACCGTCGCGGTCACCCGGACGGACCTGGAGTCCCCGAACGGCAAGGCGCTCCCGACCGCGACGGTGAAGGCGGACGGGACCTTCTCCCTCACCGACATCCCGCCCGCGGGCGGCAAGGTCACGTACAAGGTCTCCTATGCCGGCGACGCCGATCGTGCGCCCGCCTCCGGCTCCGGCACGGTCGAGGTCTCCCGGAACTCCACGGCCCTGACGGTGAACAAGAACGGCAACGTCTACGCCTACGCCAGTAACGTGACGTTCACCGCCCACCTCGGCGCGACGTACAAGAACCGGACGCTCTCGCTCTACGCGGACACCGCGGGCGACGGCAAGGGCAAGTACCTGGTCAGGACCGGCACGGTCAACAGCGAGGGCAACCTGTCGGTCACCTTGACCCTGAAGCGCGACACCACGGTGAGCGCGTACTTCTCCGGCGACGCGCGGACCGCCCCGAAGACGGCCAAGAGCTGGGTGGGCGCGAAGGTCAGGGTGTCGCTGAGCCTGAGCCGCTACTACAAGACGGCCACGGTCAACGGGCACACCAAGTACTACTTCCGGAAGACGACCAATCCGCTCCTCACGACCACGATGACGGCCTATGCCGGCCGCTCGCAGAGGCTGCAGTTCCAGATCTACTACGACGGCGCCTGGCGGTCGGCGGGGTCCCAGTACTTCGAGCTCGACTCCACGGGCAAGTCGGTGGTGGAACTGGGCGGCACGCACCAGACCGGCTACTCGATGCGCGTGCGGTCGTCCTACATCAACAACTCCTCGGGCGACACCGTGAACTCGACCACGCACGGCTCCTGGAAGTACTTCACCTTCACCAACTGA